The proteins below are encoded in one region of Thermothelomyces thermophilus ATCC 42464 chromosome 1, complete sequence:
- a CDS encoding Endonuclease/exonuclease/phosphatase-like protein — translation MKATLVFWLFAGLRSLAAAETIAEINGNRFISPYSGKTVTNVTGLLIAKGPDGIWIRSTTPDDDDATSEAIYVYSKTVGSALSVGDIISLDGKVSEYRSSDSYIYLTEITSPKNVQVVSTGNAVKPLVIGKDTLSPPTEQYTSLDGGDIYSVPNGVANISAENPVLQPTKYGLDFWESLSGELVTVKAPWAVKTPNKYGDTWVVGDWTVTGKNRHGGVTMSDKDSNPEVIIIGSPLDGTKNPSNSKMGDQFEDITGVVQQAYGFYAILPLTAIKTTTTASAAAPPTTLLSQGKCKALTVGSYNVENLAPTSAHLPKVAGQIVYYLKTPDLLFIQEVQDDSGPTDDGVVSANATLTALVGAIKDLSNVTYAFTDINPVSNEDGGQPGGNIRVAYLYRPEVVSLYLPNKGGPTDATKVVAAQGKGKSLDSAPTLSFNPGRVDPANPAWKDTRKPLAAAWTAKGASRPFYTVNVHWSSKGGGTSLHGDQRPPINGAVAARTAQANVTASFIAEILALDPAANVIAAGDFNEFAFVQPLKTFAAVSKMVELDEAVKTPVAERYTYAYDMNAQALDHMYVSPALAKSKTTRFEHIHVNSWAAFDDVVSDHDPSVALFDVCG, via the exons ATGAAGGCGACTTTGGTATTTTGGCTGTTTGCCGGCCTGCGGTCGCTGGCTGCGGCCGAAACCATTGCCGAGATCAACGGGAACAGGTTTATTTCGCCGTACTCGGGGAAGACCGTCACCAATGTCACCGGCCTCCTGATTGCCAAGGGGCCCGATGGCATCTGGATCCGCTCGACGACtccggacgacgacgatgccaCCTCGGAGGCCATCTACGTGTACAGCAAGACCGTCGGGTCTGCGCTTTCTGTGGGCGACATCATCTCGCTCGACGGCAAAGTGTCCGAGTACCGGTCAAGCGATAGCTACATTTACCTGACCGAGATCACCTCCCCAAAGAACGTGCAGGTGGTGTCGACCGGTAACGCAGTGAAGCCCCTAGTCATTGGCAAGGACACGCTGTCGCCGCCCACGGAGCAGTACACCAGCCTCGACGGCGGTGACATTTACAGCGTCCCCAACGGTGTTGCCAACATCTCTGCGGAGAACCCTGTGCTGCAGCCGACCAAGTACGGCCTCGACTTCTGGGAGAGCCTCAGCGGCGAGCTCGTCACGGTGAAGGCGCCATGGGCCGTCAAGACGCCCAACAAGTACGGCGACACCTGGGTGGTTGGTGACTGGACCGTGACCGGGAAGAATAGGCATGGCGGTGTCACCATGTCGGATAAGG ACTCTAACCCGGAGGTCATCATCATCGGTTCGCCTCTTGATGGCACCAAGAACCCTTCCAATTCCAAGATGGGAGATCAGTTTGAAGACATTACGGGCGTAGTCCAGCAGGCCTATGGCTTCTACGCCATCCTTCCTCTGACCGCCATCAAGACGACCACCACCGCCTCTGCCGCGGCCCCTCCCACCACCTTGCTCAGCCAGGGCAAGTGCAAGGCCCTCACAGTCGGCAGCTACAACGTCGAGAACCTCGCTCCGACGTCGGCCCACCTGCCCAAGGTTGCCGGTCAGATCGTCTATTACCTCAAGACTCCCGACCTGCTGTTCATCCAGGAAGTGCAAGACGACAGCGGCCCCACCGACGACGGCGTGGTCTCTGCCAACGCCACCCTCACTGCCCTCGTGGGCGCCATCAAGGACCTCAGCAACGTCACCTACGCCTTCACCGACATCAACCCCGTCTCGAACGAGGACGGTGGCCAGCCGGGCGGCAACATCCGCGTAGCGTACCTCTACCGTCCCGAAGTCGTGAGCCTGTACCTTCCAAACAAGGGAGGTCCCACCGACGCGACCAAGGTTGTGGCGGCACAGGGCAAGGGAAAGAGCTTGGACAGTGCGCCGACTCTGTCCTTCAACCCGGGACGGGTGGACCCGGCCAATCCGGCGTGGAAGGATACCCGAAAGCCGCTGGCTGCCGCGTGGACGGCCAAGGGGGCCAGCCGCCCGTTCTACACGGTAAACGTGCACTGGTCCAGCAAGGGCGGCGGCACGTCGCTTCATGGCGACCAGAGGCCGCCCATCAACGGGGCCGTGGCGGCGCGAACCGCGCAGGCAAACGTGACGGCG TCGTTCATTGCAGAGATTCTGGCCCTCGACCCGGCGGCGAATGTTATTGCCGCCGGCGACTTCAACGAGTTTGCCTTTGTGCAGCCGCTCAAGACCTTCGCGGCCGTCTCAAAGATGGTCGAGCTGGACGAGGCGGTTAAGACACCCGTCGCGGAACGATATACCTA CGCCTACGACATGAACGCCCAAGCGTTGGACCATATGTATGTCAGCCCGGCGCTGGCGAAGAGCAAGACGACTCGCTTTGAGCACATTCACGTCAACTCGTGGGCGGCTTTCGACGATGTTGTGTCGGATCATGACCCGAGCGTCGCTTTGTTTGACGTTTGCGGTTGA